Below is a genomic region from Ferrimicrobium sp..
TGCTTGCTGGTAGTGTGATCACATGCGCGGAAGTATCACTCCCCACAAGGGCCAACCGGATACCTGGCGATTGCAGGTTTACTTAGGTCAAGATCCCGCTACTGGCAGGGAGCGACGCAAGACTAAGGTCTTCCACGGGCCGCGTAGACAGGCAGAGAAGGCTCTCAACGAGATGGTCTCTAGCGTCGGACAGGAAATTACCACTCCGAGTTCGGCCACAGTGGAGTACCTGTTGGAGGAGTGGCTGCGCTTTTGTAGAGGTAAAGACCTTGCGGTACGCACCTACGACGATTACCAGTGGCATGCGTACCATCGGCTCATCCCTGCTATAGGCAGTATTCCACTGAACGCTCTGACGGTCAAGGACTTAGATGACCTATATGCGGGGTTGCATGCGCAGGGCTACTCCGCGTCGACCATCCGTCACGCGCATGCCGTTATTAGACTTGCGCTTGGACAGGCGATTCGGTGGGGTTGGATAGAACGCAATGTTGCACGACTGGCTACACTTCCCCGTGTAGCACCAGCCCCCGTCACGGCCCCGTCTGTTGAAGAGTTGCAGGCCATCATGGAAGAGATGGCCAAGTCTAATCCCCAGTTCACAGCGATTATTGGTCTCGCCGCACTTACCGGAGCTCGCCGTGGAGAGTTGCTTGGTTTGCACTGGAACGATATTGATCTCCCTCATTCCCTCCTTTGGATTCGTCGTGGTCTCAACTACACGCCAGCAACAGGGGTTGTGGTTGGACCAACGAAGACCAAGCGAGAGCGTAGAGTGTTGCTCGATAGTGTTGGGAGCAGCATTGTTTTGGTGCAACAGCAGATGCTCACCGATGCCTGCAACAAGCTTATGATCAAGCGAGCTGACAACCCTTGGTTGTTTTTCGGTGATGTTGATGGCTCAAAGCCTCTGCATCCTGACAGTATCAGCGCTGCATTTCGGAGAGTTGCCAAGAAACTCGATATCGAGGGCATCCACTTCCACAGCCTTCGACACTTCACGGCCACTCAACTCATTGCTGCCGGGGTAGACATCCGTACGGTTTCCGGAAGGCTTGGACACGCCAATGCTTCGATGACATTAGGAATCTATAGTCATGTCCTCGAGGCCAAGGATCGTGAGGCGGGGGAGATCATGGGGCGGCTTTTGAAGCCGTGACTCTATGGCCCCTGTGTTGATGTGGATGAGAATCAAGATTTATATGTCTTCTAACAATTGTTCTCCGAGAATCGGCCTATGTATGTCTATAGGAGCGAATGTTACGCGCGAAGGATGACGTGTGACGCTGAGTTAGACGAGGTAACGCCAGATGACTACAATGCCTTCAGATGCCACCAATACTTCCGAAGTCCCCCTATTACTAGACTCTCGCGGGGCCGGTGAGCTACTGGGCTTGCACTACAAGACAGTGGAACGCCTCGCCCATGCTGGGCGACTTCCTGGTGTCAAACTTGGTAGAACCTGGCGCTTTTCTCGTGATTCGTTGATCCAATTCTGTGGTAGCCAAACTGGATCCAGCGAGTTTGCTCCTTAACAAGCCAGAGTACAGATCACACCTACGGTCTCCAGACGGCAGTTATGGTGTGGTCCTACGTCGGACAGCTAGCTGTCAAACAACGAACCTCCATACCTGTTGGTCCTTGCGTTATCCAAATCACTCACGTCTGTAGTACGTGAATCTCGTGGTTGCCCCACATGAGTTGACTTACGCCGAACCTTTGGCATGATCCGCGCACCCTCTGGCGTGCCTCCAAAGCGCATCAGGCGGAGATGGTCGTTCACGAACGATACGAGCCCAGAATCGGCCAACAGAGTCTCAGCGCGAGTAGCAGCCACGTACTGGAGCGCCATCTCCTCGTGATCAGGGAGTGCATAGGCAACATCATCGCCGCGTGTCGAAACCGAGGCTTCCCAGACGTTGCGAAACTCTCGAGAGAGCGTGACGGATCCCCACTGTGCACCCTTTGCCTTGTGCGCGGTCGCAAGAACTACTTCAGCCTTCTTTGCATTGCTCTCATTCATGTTGAGTACTCGCAATACACCGCCAACCGCTCCTCCCATGCGCTCTACAAGGTTGACAAGTGGGCGATATCCAGACCCGAGCGGGGTCTCGCTGAACTCAGTGAGCTCCTCCCAGTCAGCAAAACCGCACAGCTCCCCGCTCTTGGCGAGCTTGCCCTCGAAGAGGCCAGCCAGATCGTTCAGCATGTAACCGATATCCTTGGTGCCACCTACCACATGGA
It encodes:
- a CDS encoding helix-turn-helix domain-containing protein, encoding MPSDATNTSEVPLLLDSRGAGELLGLHYKTVERLAHAGRLPGVKLGRTWRFSRDSLIQFCGSQTGSSEFAP
- a CDS encoding site-specific integrase; protein product: MVSSVGQEITTPSSATVEYLLEEWLRFCRGKDLAVRTYDDYQWHAYHRLIPAIGSIPLNALTVKDLDDLYAGLHAQGYSASTIRHAHAVIRLALGQAIRWGWIERNVARLATLPRVAPAPVTAPSVEELQAIMEEMAKSNPQFTAIIGLAALTGARRGELLGLHWNDIDLPHSLLWIRRGLNYTPATGVVVGPTKTKRERRVLLDSVGSSIVLVQQQMLTDACNKLMIKRADNPWLFFGDVDGSKPLHPDSISAAFRRVAKKLDIEGIHFHSLRHFTATQLIAAGVDIRTVSGRLGHANASMTLGIYSHVLEAKDREAGEIMGRLLKP